Sequence from the Primulina huaijiensis isolate GDHJ02 chromosome 16, ASM1229523v2, whole genome shotgun sequence genome:
GCAAGGGAGTGATCGCAATCTCTAGCGTGCATGGGGCTGGTCCCGTGGGTCTGGTAGGTCCCTTAGGGTGTGGTCTAGGTCCTAGATGGCTGGACTTGTGACTGGTGCGAGCCTAGAGGTGCTAGAATTCGGGTGGTGCATGGAAGGGTTAGATATGGGAATAGCTAAAACTGTTTAAGGGCTGAGTCTTGATGGCTTTAGGGCCTTTTAAGTGTTAATAAGTTGTGCTAAAAAGTTGAGaagaatttggttaagtttcgagtcgatccgggttaaaatcgggaccctcgtccaagttttaaaatgaaccGGTTAAGTTTTgtattgggctcgagtttacatctaagaatgatttcaaatatgttttgggacattttaaggagtttagtaagctttggttcaattttagaggtccagggataaaacggtaatttttgagtttccaagggcaaaatggtcattttgcacccgagatgagattttggtccttgcagcgccctgagcacaaatttactatattttaaatgtttatgcatcatgattcatgatcacgatttttaagattttatgaaagtatacgttgcatgcttggattcaaagaaaattgcattggtgtaggggtgtcaaaatgcaacacgacccgtcaacccgacacaaCCCAagacgaaaaaaatcaggttcgggctGGGTTCGGGGTTAGTGTGGGGTTAGACGGGCTTCGGGTTGTGtcacgggttgacccgaaattttttttttttgaaaatattacctatatttttatatattgtatgtttaaacaaaatttattgtatatttatatattaaattttcatcatttaatatttatttgtttattttttatttttttaacaattgtttattggatttagtaaatatacttttaattttctacaattaaactttcaaatttaaatcgaaaattttgttattatgtatttaaattaaaatattattataattttttattttttcgaatttttttcattaacttttttttaaaaaaaataaatttcgggttaggcgggttagacgggttcgtgttcgggttgggggttttcgggttgcttcggatTCGGGTTGCGTTCgggctgaaaaaaaaaaattcgctggttgacccgaaacccgacccgattgacacccctacattggtgcatgatttttataagtgacgtaaatgatgatattttgaatgatgggaattagttgtggctatcgaaatATATGTAAAAGCATAAGAcatatgtaaatgatgatgatgtggcctaggcacagtggatgggtaatcctGTCACTGGTGTCCGACAGGCGCCGAGTACCGCGGTTCTGTGTTCGATGtcgaggggactggaggtgctgaactctgagtcGACAGACCTAGtgggcgacacgacccgaggacctcttGATTTTTCCGCACATTTACGATTTTTTGTTATTGAGAGGATTTGAGCATTTTATACGCTGTTTTATTATACTATTTGATGTTatgatttttactcgtttttgctccgttatatttttattggtaattactaatgatatttttaaatgatattttcaacTAGGACTGCATGCATACAATTTAATTGAATGCTTATTTTCATAATGtgagcttatatatatatatatatatatatatatttcgtagagatatgtttcaaagcaagtgactcataacATAGAgcacctgatcagactaaaccacagtactgggctgacagggatgTCAATTGCCACATACATGcataagatccccggtcatgctttaccgagtGGATTGATCCCTGGTCAtgttttaccgctttccaatcttgatcgaaacccggtcatgctttaccgaggtgatgaggtccccggacacgttctccgacttccaaacccgtaacataattggtcacaacACAATtcacatacctcaaaaacataaaacattttttttttcattattgcatatcgaacatacttatatagcgttgagggcttcgttggatcCCACTTAGACGACTACTGCACATTCTAAaacatttgttaaaaaaaaattttccagaATGCCTGGCGCTCGGGTGATAATATCTTAACCCTTGAGCGTTGCCCGTCCAGAAAGCCTAGCGCTCGGCCGGTAAGATATTACCTCTCGGGCGCTGCCCAATtttcaacgaagcctgcaactcgaAAACCCTCAAGAAGAACACATTTTGACACCGTTTGTGCAGTCacacgagaaaaatcataactcacttgTTTCTTGtccgaaaattacgaatttactgtcaaatcgaagatatcaaaaagcactatgttttatattttgaaagctTTTCCCGAAAACCGATGAAAATTCACAGGATTCGAAAGATAGCAGATTTggtttttgatatttaaaaatcattccAAAAATAGTTTCAACATCATAGCTCAAATTTTGCATTGCATAACCGGATTTTTACATACAATaagcatcaaaatatttactataacaagatcgatgcagaaataaaagaatatgCACGCCTTTGCGTTAAAACGCATGAAGATAACGAATACCTACGCAGTGGATTACGGGAGATGATCGGGAGACGCTTGCTACACGATTTCTAGCTACAAAATGAACGTAAATCTCCAAGAATTTGCAAGAGAAAGGGGTGGCTGCTGCTGAATTCTAAGAACCCTAGTTTCTTacaaaaagagagaaataaCACGTGTGTGTGCCGATGGGTGTGTGTGATTAGAGAGGTTTAATTAGGAGTTAATTAGGTTAATAAAAACACTGATAAACAATTAacatgttaaataaaatattaacacaTCACTAACTTACTAGAACccctaattttaaataaaatgcataagtGATAAActttcaatatttaaaattctcaactaatcaaattaatatttttgaaaagctgaaactcttaaaaatcacctaataaattaaattaggctttaaaatgctcaaaattttgtaaatcaattaaaatatcaattttcttgactgaaaataaaataccatattaaTCGCAAATCTCCTAAATCGTCACCGATCTCTTTTTTCGATCTCGTTTCGAATATTctcctgaaacataaaactcaagaaaatattttaaagtgtatcaaataaacatgtaataatttaaaataatgcaaatcataaatcatgcatcgttaaaaatcattttaaaaattaaatatgtaatttaacaatttaataaatgcatgggtttacgtgtactgatttttgggctatatacttttatacttgtgcataattaatcttgagttattttaatttaagtcatTTAATTGTGTGTTATTTAATTCCGCTGCGTGTTGTCACTAGATGTTATAACATTTGAGATAACATTTAAATCTGATACACGTAAATCTCGTTTATCTTTTAACAATTATGTTAAACAAAATATGTATCATACCTGCAAACTCTATTCAGTTCATTTACAATCTATTTAagataaaatgaaatttgaaactTGAGCGTCTTCTAGACATAGATATTAATGAAAGGATCCATTCTTGGATAAGAAACATTCTCATTTCTTCTCACTCGGGGGATCCTACATTCTTATGATCACCTTGTTCAATGTTTCTGCCCcgaaaaaattattcaaatcaaCCCACGTAAGTTCACTGGTGCACATCTTTGCACCCGCGCTCGATTCTACATCATGCTTGACCACTATTTTCCAGCTCCTCGCGCTTTCCATTGAAACCCAGTCTCTGCGTCTGAGCCTTCAATCCCACGCGAGATGCCACCACTTGGGCGTCACGCAGCACCCACGCATTGCACAGAAACTCATATTCTCGTACGGTTACTTCGAACATCCTGCTGACGCCCGACTCGTTTTCGACTCGCTTTTGGTGAAAAACTTGCATATTTGCAACACGTTACTTAGTGGGTATGGGAAAAACCAGCTCTTTCTCGAAAGTCTTGAAATTTTCAGGGAGATGTGtcgattttatgttttaccCTCCGCGGATGAATTTACTTTCTCTGTGATGTTAAAGAGTGCTGGGGAATTCGGGGATGTTTTTGTCGGAGAAATGGTTCATGGTAGGGGCTTGAAAGATGGGTTGCTTTTGGATACTGTAGTGGGGAATTCTTTGATGTACATGTATTGTAGATGTGGAAACTTTGAAGATTCTATGAAGATGTTCGATGAAATGCCTCACAGAAATGTGTCTTCTTGGAATTCAGTGATTGCAGGCTATGCAAAATTGGGCTTGGAAAAACCAGAGAAAGCTTCGGATTATTTCAGTTTGTGGAACTTGGCAAAGGGAATGCAAGCTGAAGGCCTGAAATATGATGCGTTTACCATCTCTACGCTTCTTCCATTGTGTGGTGGAGATCTTAAAAGTGATATAAACGACAGATTTGATTATGGGAGGGAATTACATTGTTACATTGTTCGAAACGGGCTGGATTCGAGTTCTAGGTTTGGCGAAGAAGTTCATCTAGGTTGTTGTTTGATTGATATGTACTCAAAGAACAGTAAAATTTATGAAGCTAAAATGGTTTTTGATCGGTTAAAGTATAAGAATGTCTTTTCTTGGACTGCTATGATCAATGGCTATGTTTTGCATAAAAATTATGCTGAAGCATTTCTTCATTTTCGTGAAATGCAATGGGGAGCTCGAATTGAACCGAACAAGGTATCAATTGTTACTATCTTGCCAGCTTGTAGTTCCTTTACTGGCTTAATGGGTGGGAAGCAAATTCATGGCTTTTCTGTGAGGAGGGGGATGAATAATGAATCATCTTTATGCAATGCTTTAATTGATATGTATTCCAAATGTGGAAGTTTGCATTATTCGAGGCTGGTATTTGAACATGGATGTGTTGATAAGGATGCAATTTCTTGGAGTTCGATGATTTTTGGATATGGTTTACATGGCCAGGGTCAACAGGCAATTATGCTCTTTGATGAAATGCTTCAAAATGGAATTAAGCCTGATACGACAGTGGTTGTAGGAGTTCTTTCGGCTTGCTGTAGGTCAGCATTGTTTAACGAAGGAATTAGAATCTATGAATCTTGTGTGAATAATTGTGATGTCGATCCTACATTGGAGATGTGTGCATGTGTGGTCGATCTGCTAAGTAGCTCGGGCCAGTTTGATCGAGCCCTGAACTTTATCAAAACCATGCCTGTGGAACCAGGTCCCAGCATTTGGGGAGCCCTTATGTCTGCTTCTGCACTCCATGGTAACTCTCATATGGGGGATTTGGCCTATAAATCCCTCATGCAGATAGAACCTGAAAACTCGTCGAACTATATCTGGCTTTCGAACGTATATGCTTCTTTGAAAAGGTGGGACATTGTAGCTAAattgaggatgatgatgaaagAAAGAGGGTTGAGAAAATCACCAGGATGCAGTTGGATCAACATAAATAGCAAAACACATAGCTTTATGGTTGCCGACAAATCACATCCTCGATCGGACTCAATTTACACGATCCTGAATCAACTAGTTTCAACTATGAAACTATCGCATTACATCCCAGACTTTGTTTATTTGGTTGAGATAATAGAATGATCACGAGAATCCAACAAGACGTAGTCAGCTTAGATTGAAGTATTCACTTGATCGAATTATTTTGATTCATGGGAATCTCAAATTCAGCTTCGTGCCAACTTGCATAAGAAGAAAGTTGCATTCAACCCGCGGTCTGTTCAAGTTACTGGAACTCCGATCCCGATCCACATTCTACCGCTCTTAAAATTCGGATGGAACTCGAGATTACAACATGTCTCCCACAATCTCGTTATTTGTCATGTATTTCaaccatatcaaatcaaagaacGGTTTTCTACTTCCCATTCGAACGATTCGATCACAATTCCTAGCACAGCcatttttgttttgttgtttaaaattgaaaattaggcttattaaatttcgaaaatcagaCTTGGTGCTCAAGTTTTCGAAATTATGGCAAGATTTGAACTGAAATTTATGGAAgagaattttattatttatgaaatgatTTTGACCATAGTATGGAAGAAATTTTGCTTATTATGGACTGATTTAAGGGTAAAAAATAACACAATTTCTTGCAAAAATTAAGAGGGCCACAACACCTATAAATAAACCTTCAGACAATCCGAAAATAATAgcacaattttttaaattttcaagcaaaaCACATATTTTCGAGCAAGATAGAGGCAAGTAGTATGTGAAGCGCTGCAGAGATCTCCTGAAGTTCGAGTTTCAAGAAATAACCGAAATTCTGTTAAGCAATATATATAAGTaacttatgttttaaaatatcaaataagcaTAAGATCTCTTCATTCTATGTTCGGTTTTAAAATTCGATCGACATGCCCTTCTTTGGTTCAAGTCGATTCTAAGAGTTATGATTGAGCATTGCTAGGATTCGAGTTCGATATGGATATTAGTTTATTATATGGCCCCTACACAATTGGTAAAAAACCGTTGTATGGCATCGCCCTTTAGACGAGTAACAATTAAGGAATAATGAGtaactcatgaaaaataaaatgaaatatcagtgttgtatgattacgtttTTTGTATGATATgtatttaccaaattttcatctaTTGTTTTATATTGTATTTGATCGACCTCTACTTGCTGCGTCTTTCCCCAAACATTCATCCTCTTATTCTCCTTCTCCATATAAGAACAAAGAACTAGTAGAGGAAGATGAGCAAAATATGTACTAGAGTTggtgatgaagaataatttgaGATTTTCACACTTATTTTAATTCTATCATCGTTTGTTGATTGCAAGTTGTAAAACACTTATGCAAAATTTTATTTCGTCTATGGAATTCTGTTGTAAAGACAAAATTATTTAcgaattatttatgaaatagactAGTTTGGTTTTGAAAGTATTTTGTTTAACATGAATGGTAATAATTGTGTATCCGATAAGTGTTGTCTCATATGTAATATCATGTGACAATATGCAGCGAAATACTTTAACgcacaaataattaaaataacacaGTGACAATTATGCACAAGTGAACACACTTATACGATGCATCATAACAAAATAATCAATAGAAAATAAATCGAGTTTACAAAACCAATACTAATGACGAAACAAAAAACAATTTTCCTTAATAATTCAAGGAAGTAAATTGCattctaaaatataaataacaaaaataaccgAAACACAAGAATACAAATCTTTGTGACCGAAATTCGGAGCAACAAAACAATTGCTCAATCAATATTTTGTACGAGTGTTGTCCCCAACACGTCACGGCAATACAATAAAATTACGATGCTTCATCTTTGCGAGTTCTTCAAAAAATCCTCTCGTGTATTGCTTTTCTCGCTTCTCTAGCACCTTCGATCGATGCATATACCGTGTACAAATTATTCTTCAATATATTTAGGCTTGTATTGATCTTGATCGGCTTAAATAGATTTCtacaaaataaggaaaataaaatttcattagAAAACTAATTCTTCCAAATAATAAAGATCGAATCTACAATTTAAGAAACTCAATATTATAGAAAGGCGAAATTCTTATGCACAATCATATCAAAAAGCAAAAGAATTTAGGGGATAAATTTGTTTCTTGCAAGGCAAGACATGTTTCTTTTCAATCTCCtattttttagataaaataaGCACAAACAAGTCTATTCAAGTTGATGCAACTCCATTTATCTCCCCTTGAATTGGAAAACATATCTCCtcctaaatttgattattttagccTTGGTGTTGTTACCAATGTTGATAGCACGAGGCAAAAACATTCATCAATTATATTtaatcagagcattaaagattaaaaaaaacaactaacgaattaaaaaaaaaaactcaagaaaaacaaaaagagCTTAAGACTAAACAAACTCAGAGCAAAGTAAAAATAAGATCATTTATCCCTATCAATGTTAGCATTTTCCTCTTCAGGTTCTTCCACATTGgtatcattgtttttttttttttttcgaagtGAAGGAATGTGTGCTGGGCAtcaaaggtgcttcaaacacaatattctctatGAGCTGCAGTAGcccgtgttctaagaatgtgtaCACGgatgaattagatcgagtttggttttccaACCAAGCGGAAGGCACTCGAAATAATTCTTCGTTAAGGAAActgatatatttatatcatgtgcaactgaataactgaagcTCACATGGAATCAGTTTTGGCatctatcagttcagttatggatataactgaactgatatcagctgaactgatcaaatcagtgaagaacaaaacaagcagttaaacagataaataacacaagatatgtttatagatgttcggagacttcaactgctcctacgtcaccccttctacctcctcgggtaaGATCCACTAGAAgcctttgatttatacaactacttgtacaaacccacccagcttaggacttacccactgccaaactgaactcctagtctagactgaaggcaacaccttccagccaacacttctttaacgtctatgtgtcaaacaTTACTTACacagtttaatgtctttgtgcaagactgtaatttgggtggtggtgtgtgcgtgcgtgagaactgaacaatgataacAACCTGAAGGTGTTTTCACAAACTGAGGGAAATGGAGCTtttaatctaagctgatatatctATGGAGTGTTCCCTCAGCTTGGGCaaaatgcttcttgaaagctgaaATGCAATATGCGTGCCCACCCTCTTTTACTTCTTTGTTTATTCTTAGTTTTGTATCTGTTATAtagagtcttcactgatcttatATTTATAGGTGAGAAGTTTTgaacgtacagtgagactcaataattgtatccgttgcatttgaatTAGTTCCTTGAAATCTTCGTTGTACTGCCCGACAACCCTTCTGGAACATTTGGCTTTGAGTGCTTGaagcaacgttcattattgtcctttgactggacaaaagctttgtacctttgcgcacagctggattccattaagtaagcttgtcgtggTCTGCAACTGATTACGAAGAAGCACATCTCGCGTAGCTTGTGTCTTCTGAGTTCAGAGGCTTCGTGCTTGGGTTccagggcttgggttggtctgggtatggtctcggcgtggtctagggtcagttaggatcatgttggttcggtgtttaagggctggtagagtcctaggcgaCTAGGAGTCCAAATACAACAAGGACACTACAAACTCACACACGTGCAGAATTTTAGGTAGAGTTCCAGAATGTTTTTGAGTGGGTTCCAGGGcttgggttggctaggttttggctcgaggtggcttgggcgtggctcgagtaaatcgggagatggctcgggttgatcggttaagggtcaaaaacaaaaatttaagaaataaaaatgaatccatgggtccacgggtgtggctcatgacttataagagtagaataaataataaaaatgttaagtttaaattttgggatcaaaataatgagttttggatttatccgggatttaatcgccgcacgaaatgctaattaacgagttaattgaaacgcctagttttaagctttataaaattatgaaaaattataattaagctcaaataattattaaaagcctaagttttcaatatgggaattttatattaaggtttggtttaaatcgagattaaaacgcattaatacgtcacatttaaagattaatttaaaagttctcgatttaagctaaataaaaatatgagaaaatttatgtaagcttaaataattatttgggacatattagagtcaatggaTTTAAGAAAAAGtagaaaacgtgaaattttacgtccaggggtaaaacagtcatttcacacctaaaaattagtaaacgtcatggcagtgtctgaatgctgttttatatgctaatatgattattttcaatgattatggatgtttatgaatttttatatgttaatatgtcaattttaaatgtttatggaatttttatggttatggactttttatgttaaaatgtttatttaaaacttttatgatttaaatgtttatttcaaacgtttatgatgttaaaatgtttattttaaaacgtttatggctttttatgatgaaacgataattttaaaagtttatggatttttatgatttaaattggacatttaaaagatatgttgcatgcttggtttcaaaaataaaacgatatgtatatgcatgatttttattaagtgatgagaacatgttgaaggatgtgcacggattgtgactactacatgttggagatatcgtgagggttatggtcccagtgggagctcgacgatcgtgtttccttggatacggatacgaatacgaatatgaatacgaatatgttaatacgttggccaaggcccagttgaccggtgagagtgtcgctggtgtccccgccgcccagtactgtggtttttataaatggatccatcgcccaatacgtttaagaatacgagtcacaatcacgatttGAATTgaacaaacacgaacatgaatatgaatatggatacgaatacgaatatgaatatgtacgaatatatatatatatatgtatgtatgtatatatatatgtatgtatatataaatatgtatgtatgtatgtatgtatgtatgtatgtattgttTTGTGCGAAAAACGAACTATTAGTTggttacatatatatttttgtttattcCGATCCGACGTTAGACGTAAGTTGTTACAGAATATTATAGTTATAAAACATTATGTTATCTAGATTTATCGTGTCTATATTANNNNNNNNNNNNNNNNNNNNNNNNNNNNNNNNNNNNNNNNNNNNNNNNNNNNNNNNNNNNNNNNNNNNNNNNNNNNNNNNNNNNNNNNNNNNNNNNNNNNNNNNNNNNNNNNNNNNNNNNNNNNNNNNNNNNNNNNNNNNNNNNNNNNNNNNNNNNNNNNNNNNNNNNNNNNNNNNNNNNNNNNNNNNNNNNNNNNNNNNNNNNNNNNNNNNNNtatatgtatatatatatatatacatacatccatatatatatgtatgtatgtatgtatatatatatgtatgtatgtatgtatatttttcAATCGGCCGAATTGTGacaagtttgaaaaaaaaatttctaacacgttttaagaaaacgaataagctgACGTTTcaggaagcaatcagaatgttccttgcctatgcatcattcaaaaattttaatgtctaccagatggacgtgaagaatgcatttctgaatggtcagttgcaagaagaagtttatgttgaacaaccaccaggttttatcaatcactcttttcctgatcatgtttatcatttgaacaaagccttatatggtcttaaacaagctccaagagctaggtatgaaacactttcaaaattcctaactgatcatggttttactgttggatcagtcgataagactttgttcaaattttcaaagaatgatcacattttacttgttcaaatttatgttgatgatattatttttggtcaACCAACcacaaattatgcgagaaatttgctaagttagtacaagaaaaatttgagatgagtatgatgggtgaactgacatttttcctcggtctgcaattgaagcaactggaaactggtatttttatcagtcagaacAAATATACAAAGGAACTACTTAAGAAATTTGGTATGGAAACATGTTTAGCTGcaaccactcccatgagttcatcaatcaaactagacaatgatcaagggggaatatcagttgagacgacactttacagaggtttaatagattcattattgtacctaactgctagtcgtcctgatatagtatttgctatttgtatgtgtgctagatttcaggtagatcctaagcaatcgcattttacTGCTGTCAaaagcattttaaaatatcttaaaggcacacaaaatatGGGCTTATGGTATGATAAGggctcttctttcaatttaattggatattcagatgtagattatgcaggatgtaagctagatcatAAAAacaccagtggatcatgtcagtttctaggagacagactgatctcatggttcagcaagaagcaaacatccatagctacgtccacaactgaagcagaatatcttgctgctggaagctgctgtgcccaactgctctggattcagcaacaactgaaagattatggagtcgaTGCAAAAGAGtctcccatattttgtgataatacaagcacaattgcGATCACATACAATCCAGTTCTTTACTCAAAGACCAAGCACATTGATGCCAGGCGtcatttcatcagagatcatgctctgaaGAAAGCAGTCATACTGGAATATGtaccaactgaacaacaagctgctgacattttcaccaaaccgttaccagagactaagttttctcactttcgcaatatacttggtttaattgaattgtcttaattatatcagttttattgtttttatgtCAGTTGCTGTTCATTTTTAGTCAGTTAGTCATTTATCAATTATTATCCATTCAGTTAGTGAATTGTTTGTCAACTGATGCCGGTTAGTTTTGCAGATAAGAAAATAGACAACAATGAATCTAAAGTGTTGCGTACACTATCGTGAAGATCCTGTCCAGGTTCGGTCATCAATTGGCCGAAATTCAGAAAGTTTCGTTCAACCAAGTTCTGCATATTTCAAAACATACCT
This genomic interval carries:
- the LOC140962172 gene encoding putative pentatricopeptide repeat-containing protein At3g23330; translation: MITLFNVSAPKKLFKSTHVSSLVHIFAPALDSTSCLTTIFQLLALSIETQSLRLSLQSHARCHHLGVTQHPRIAQKLIFSYGYFEHPADARLVFDSLLVKNLHICNTLLSGYGKNQLFLESLEIFREMCRFYVLPSADEFTFSVMLKSAGEFGDVFVGEMVHGRGLKDGLLLDTVVGNSLMYMYCRCGNFEDSMKMFDEMPHRNVSSWNSVIAGYAKLGLEKPEKASDYFSLWNLAKGMQAEGLKYDAFTISTLLPLCGGDLKSDINDRFDYGRELHCYIVRNGLDSSSRFGEEVHLGCCLIDMYSKNSKIYEAKMVFDRLKYKNVFSWTAMINGYVLHKNYAEAFLHFREMQWGARIEPNKVSIVTILPACSSFTGLMGGKQIHGFSVRRGMNNESSLCNALIDMYSKCGSLHYSRLVFEHGCVDKDAISWSSMIFGYGLHGQGQQAIMLFDEMLQNGIKPDTTVVVGVLSACCRSALFNEGIRIYESCVNNCDVDPTLEMCACVVDLLSSSGQFDRALNFIKTMPVEPGPSIWGALMSASALHGNSHMGDLAYKSLMQIEPENSSNYIWLSNVYASLKRWDIVAKLRMMMKERGLRKSPGCSWININSKTHSFMVADKSHPRSDSIYTILNQLVSTMKLSHYIPDFVYLVEIIE